GGATTTGGAGGATGTCGTCTATCTCTAGCCATACCTAAAGACGATGATTATAATGGAGTTGACTATTTTAACAATAAACGTATAGCAACAAGTTATCCCAAAATTCTTAGTAAATTCTTCGATGCCAAAGGAATTAAAGTAGATATTGAAGCATTAGGAGGCAGTGTTGAAATCGCTACCAGTATTGGGCTGGCTGATGGTATTTTTGATATTGTGAGTACAGGCAGTACTTTAATCATGAATGGATTAAAAGAAGTTGAAACAGTTGTTAGAAGTCAGGCAGTCTTAATTAGCAATAAAAACCTGTCACCGATAAAGAAACAACTCCTGGATGAGATGTTATTTCGAATTAAAGCATATAAAAACGGTAAAGGGAAAAAATATGTTTTATTGAATGCTCCTAATGAAGTTATTCCAGATATTGTAAGGATATTGCCCGGTATGAGATCTCCAAGTATTTTACCATTAGCAGATGAAGGATGGAGCAGCGTTCACTCGGTGATAAATGACGATGATTTCTGGGAGATAATTGATGAACTTAAACGGCATGGAGCTGAAGGTATACTCGTTATTCCTATTGAGAAAATGATATTATAGACCACAATTCAGATTTATTAAAATGAAGATTATTTCAAATCCCTCTCCCTCAAAATGGGAGAAACTTTCCGAAAGACCTATGATTAAGCAACAAAAGCTTATGAAAACGGTTGATAAAGTATTCTATGATATCCATAGGAAAGGAGATAAAGCTGTACTTTCATATAGCAGGAGATACGACTTTCCTGATCAGGAGTCCTTTATAGTCAGTAGTGAAACAATTGACGAAGCTGCTAAATTAGTATCAGAGCGTTTGAAACAGTCTATTGAACTTGCAAGAAAAAATATAGAGGTGTTCCACAGATCTCAAATTGAAGAGGCTGTTAAGGTAGAAACCGCTCCTGGAGTGGTTTGCTGGCGGGAATCCCGACCAATAGAGAGGGTTGGAATATATGTACCTGGTGGTACTGCCCCACTCTTTTCTACCGTCTTAATGCTTGCAGTACCTGCCATGATTGCCGGCTGTAGTGAGATAGTACTGTGTACTCCACCTGATAAAGAGGGGAAGATTGATCCTGCAATTCTCTATACTGCAAAACTCGCAGGTGTAACAAAAGTCTTTGCTTTAGGTGGTATCCAGGCAATTGGAGCAATGACATTCGGTACTGAAACTGTACCTAAAGTCTATAAGATATTTGGCCCCGGTAATCAATATGTCATGGCAGCTAAACGCTCTTCACAATACTACGGAGTAGCAATAGATATGCCTGCAGGTCCAAGTGAAGTACTAATTATAGCTGATCAAACTTGCAACCCCTCATTTGTGGCTGCAGACCTTCTTTCGCAGGCAGAACACGGACCAGACAGTCAAGTTATCCTGCTTTCTTGTAATAAGAAAGTGATCAAAGAAGTAAACAAGGAGATTGACAATCACCTTGTAGCATTGCCACGTCAGGATATTGCTATCCAAGCATTAAAAAACAGCAAAGCAATCCTGTTTAAAGATATTGAAGATTGTATTGCATTCAGCAACCTGTATGCACCCGAGCATCTTATTCTGGCTGTAGAAAACCCATCTTTGGTCAGTCGTGAAGTCATTAATGCCGGCTCTGTATTTCTTGGAAACTGGAGTTGTGAAAGTGCTGGTGATTATGCAAGTGGAACAAATCATACTTTGCCAACAAGTGGTTTTGCAAAATCATTTAGCGGTGTATCACTTGACAGTTTTATTAAAAAAATAACATTTCAGCAAATTAGTGAAGAGGGTATAAGAAGCATTGGTAATGCTGTAGAAACTATGGCAGAAGCTGAGAAGCTTTATGCACACAAAAATGCAATGACTCTTCGTCAAGGATTATTAGCAGAAAAACTTATAACAA
This portion of the Lascolabacillus massiliensis genome encodes:
- the hisD gene encoding histidinol dehydrogenase, whose product is MKIISNPSPSKWEKLSERPMIKQQKLMKTVDKVFYDIHRKGDKAVLSYSRRYDFPDQESFIVSSETIDEAAKLVSERLKQSIELARKNIEVFHRSQIEEAVKVETAPGVVCWRESRPIERVGIYVPGGTAPLFSTVLMLAVPAMIAGCSEIVLCTPPDKEGKIDPAILYTAKLAGVTKVFALGGIQAIGAMTFGTETVPKVYKIFGPGNQYVMAAKRSSQYYGVAIDMPAGPSEVLIIADQTCNPSFVAADLLSQAEHGPDSQVILLSCNKKVIKEVNKEIDNHLVALPRQDIAIQALKNSKAILFKDIEDCIAFSNLYAPEHLILAVENPSLVSREVINAGSVFLGNWSCESAGDYASGTNHTLPTSGFAKSFSGVSLDSFIKKITFQQISEEGIRSIGNAVETMAEAEKLYAHKNAMTLRQGLLAEKLITNIENSDEEV
- the hisG gene encoding ATP phosphoribosyltransferase; amino-acid sequence: MEKIKIAIQKSGRLSENSIELLKECGIKVTNGDRKLKTVASNFPMEVLFLRDDDIPQYVEQGVADIGILGENEVWEQDKNVQIVEQLGFGGCRLSLAIPKDDDYNGVDYFNNKRIATSYPKILSKFFDAKGIKVDIEALGGSVEIATSIGLADGIFDIVSTGSTLIMNGLKEVETVVRSQAVLISNKNLSPIKKQLLDEMLFRIKAYKNGKGKKYVLLNAPNEVIPDIVRILPGMRSPSILPLADEGWSSVHSVINDDDFWEIIDELKRHGAEGILVIPIEKMIL